A DNA window from Fragaria vesca subsp. vesca linkage group LG3, FraVesHawaii_1.0, whole genome shotgun sequence contains the following coding sequences:
- the LOC101296366 gene encoding probable L-type lectin-domain containing receptor kinase S.7-like, translating into HHSAAAENLAFDFPSFNFRNLTFLGDSHIRNGVVGLTRDLPVPTSSAGAVLYSSPVRFFDPDSNITASFSSRFTFLFSNLNPSSPSGDGMSFFLSPNNHSLGSPGAFLALPNDTSFFIAVEFDSKRDPRFDDPNDNHVGLDISSLVSLKTADPIDQDVDLKSGAAVTAWVDYKNDQETLKVYLSYSSAVKPENPILDVGIDLSGYLRETMYVGFSASTEGSTELHQLMSWSFKTSGFVPKRPTLHPHNVSDTYVIVSPRMPAPESGSGRRRMGLGLGIGMPAVFCVALAVFGVLSVRKWREVRREKSFKAEVVAGPRQFSYRELKAATGGFHPSRVIGHGAFGTVYKAFFVSSGTIAAVKRSRHCHEGRSEFLAELSIIACLRHKNLVHLQGWCVEKGELLLVYDFMANGSLERVLYQDSELCQANLLDWNHRRNVAIGLASVLTYMHQECEQQVIHRDIKTGNVLLDGNFNAKLGDFGLAKLMDHDKSPVSTLTAGTMGYLAPEYLQYGKATEKTDAFSYGVVILELACGRRPIERVPDCHKMVNLVDWVWGLHSEGRIIDAADQRLAGEFDVDEMRKLLLVGLSCANPDSSKRPTMRKVLQILSNEAEPPAVPRVKPSLSFSCGVSLSVDDIVSDCDEGSMCEIVVN; encoded by the coding sequence CACCACTCCGCCGCCGCCGAGAATCTCGCCTTCGACTTCCCCTCCTTCAACTTCCGCAACCTCACCTTCCTCGGCGACTCCCACATCCGCAACGGCGTCGTCGGCCTCACCCGCGACCTCCCCGTCCCCACCTCCTCCGCCGGCGCCGTCCTCTACTCCTCCCCCGTCCGCTTCTTCGACCCCGACTCCAACATCACCGCCTCCTTCTCCTCCCGCTTCACCTTCCTCTTCTCCAACCTCAACCCCTCCTCCCCATCCGGCGACGGCATGTCGTTCTTCCTCTCCCCCAACAACCACTCCCTCGGCTCTCCCGGCGCCTTTCTCGCCCTCCCCAACGACACATCGTTCTTCATCGCCGTGGAATTCGACTCCAAGCGGGACCCGCGCTTCGACGACCCCAACGACAACCACGTCGGCCTCGACATCTCCTCCCTCGTCTCCCTCAAGACCGCCGACCCCATTGACCAAGACGTTGACCTCAAGTCCGGCGCCGCCGTCACCGCCTGGGTCGACTACAAGAACGACCAAGAAACCCTCAAGGTCTACCTCAGCTACTCCTCCGCCGTCAAACCCGAGAATCCGATCCTCGACGTCGGCATCGATCTTTCCGGCTACCTGAGAGAGACCATGTACGTCGGCTTCTCTGCTTCCACCGAAGGCTCCACAGAGCTTCACCAGCTCATGTCATGGAGCTTCAAGACTTCTGGGTTCGTCCCCAAACGACCCACATTGCACCCCCACAACGTTTCCGACACTTACGTCATTGTCAGCCCCCGGATGCCGGCGCCGGAGTCCGGTTCCGGCCGCCGGAGAATGGGGCTGGGGCTTGGTATTGGGATGCCGGCGGTGTTCTGCGTTGCGCTGGCGGTTTTCGGGGTTTTGAGTGTGAGGAAATGGAGGGAGGTGAGGAGGGAGAAGAGTTTTAAGGCGGAGGTGGTGGCGGGGCCGAGGCAGTTTAGCTATAGAGAGCTGAAGGCAGCTACTGGGGGGTTTCATCCGAGTAGGGTGATCGGACACGGCGCGTTTGGGACGGTTTACAAGGCGTTTTTTGTGTCGTCGGGGACTATTGCGGCGGTGAAGAGGTCCAGGCATTGTCATGAGGGGAGGAGTGAGTTTCTTGCGGAGCTGTCGATTATCGCTTGCTTGCGGCACAAGAATTTGGTGCATTTGCAAGGGTGGTGTGTCGAGAAGGGGGAGCTGCTGCTTGTGTATGATTTCATGGCGAATGGGAGTCTTGAGAGGGTGTTGTATCAGGACAGTGAGCTTTGTCAGGCTAATTTGTTGGATTGGAATCATAGGAGGAATGTGGCGATTGGTTTGGCGTCTGTTTTGACATATATGCATCAGGAGTGTGAGCAGCAGGTGATTCATAGGGATATCAAGACTGGTAATGTGTTGCTGGATGGGAATTTCAATGCAAAGCTTGGTGATTTTGGACTGGCAAAGCTTATGGATCATGATAAGAGCCCTGTTTCGACACTGACTGCTGGGACAATGGGGTACCTTGCGCCTGAGTATCTTCAGTATGGGAAGGCGACTGAGAAGACTGATGCTTTCAGCTATGGTGTGGTGATACTGGAATTGGCTTGTGGGAGGAGGCCAATTGAGAGAGTACCGGATTGTCACAAGATGGTGAATTTGGTTGATTGGGTTTGGGGGCTGCATTCTGAAGGGAGGATTATTGATGCAGCTGATCAGAGGCTGGCCGGGGAGTTTGATGTGGATGAAATGCGGAAGCTGTTGCTTGTCGGTTTGAGTTGTGCTAACCCGGATAGCTCCAAGAGGCCTACAATGAGGAAAGTTCTACAGATCTTGAGCAATGAGGCAGAACCTCCAGCTGTGCCGAGGGTTAAGCCGAGTCTCAGTTTCTCTTGTGGCGTGTCTCTGTCTGTTGATGACATCGTTTCAGACTGTGATGAAGGCTCAATGTGTGAGATTGTTGTCAACTGA